The following proteins are co-located in the Psilocybe cubensis strain MGC-MH-2018 chromosome 5, whole genome shotgun sequence genome:
- a CDS encoding Cytochrome P450 monooxygenase 91, translating to MAETYGSVIKIKALFGENQLYVFDPKAMHQIVVKDQYIYEETSSFIEGNKIIFGHGLLGTLGEQHRKQRKMLNPVFSIAHMREMVPIFYQVAYRLRDAMQKRTKDGAREIDLLLWMSRTALELIGQSGIGYSFDSLEEDVATHPYSRVVKKLAPVSFKLIFPRTYLLAPLVKIGTPKLRRAILNWLPFKTLHQLRDIVDTMHETSVKILDSKKKALMEGDEAVERQVGRGKDILSILLRANMNASDDDKLSDEEVLAQLSTLIFAAMDTTSGALSRILHLLSIHQDVQSKLREEITEARKQKGGDLPYDELVSLPYLDAICRETLRLYPPVSVVQRTTRQDVVLPLSNPIRGVDGKEITEIPIPNNTNVIVGIMASNRNPELWGPDSYEWKPERWLKPLPETLISAHLPGIYSNLMTFLGGGRACIGFKFSQLEMKVVLSVLIESFRFSAPSDKNINKGKGGKNRRRGKNENDDDKRELVFREDGQEYAQVIKMLGNGRLEAQCFDGEKRLAHIRGKMRKKVWINQGDIVLLSLRDFQDDKADVIVKYTADEARNLKAYGELPENAKINETDTFGEEDGECTFEFGDEGEVDIDDI from the exons ATGGCAGAGACCT ATGGAAGCGTCATTAAAATCAAAGCGTTGTTCGGA GAAAATCAACTTTATGTTTTCGATCCGAAGGCAATGCATCAAATCGTTGTAAAG GATCAATACATATATGAGGAAACCTCATCGTTCATCGA GGGCAACAAAATTATTTTCGGTCATGGACTTCTTGGCACACTTG GCGAACAACATCGCAAACAGCGTAAAATGCTAAATCCCGTTTTCTCCATTGCGCACATGCGTGAAATGG TTCCCATTTTCTATCAAGTTGCTTACAGACTACGTGACGCAATGCAGAAAAGGACTAAAGACGGTGCACGGGAG ATCGATCTTCTATTGTGGATGAGTCGAACTGCGCTGGAACTCATTGGTCAAAGTGGGATCGGTTATTCCTTCGATTCTTTGGAGGAAGATGTTGCCACCCATCCGTACAGCAGAGTTGTGAAGAAATTGGC GCCGGTTTCTTTTAAGCTCATATTCCCTCGCACATATTTGCTTGCGCCACTAGTCAAAATTGGAACTCCCAAACTCCGTAGGGCAATACTGAATTGGCTACCTTTTAAAACTCTCCATCAACTTCGAGACATCGTGGACACCATGCATGAAACTTCGGTCAAAATTTTAGACTCTAAAAAGAAGGCTCTGATGGAGGGGGACGAAGCGGTCGAAAGGCAAGTTGGTCGGGGAAAAGATATCTTGAGCATTCTTT TAAGGGCCAATATGAACGCTTCGGATGACGATAAATTGAGTGATGAAGAAGTCCTTGCACAATTATC GACTTTGATATTTGCCGCGATGGACACGACTTCGGGAGCACTTTCACGGATTCTTCACTTGTTGTCTATTCATCAGGACGTCCAAAGCAAACTCCGAGAAGAAATCACTGAGGCAAGGAAGCAAAAGGGCGGAGATCTCCCTTACGACGAATTGGTTAGCCTGCCTTATCTGGATGCGATATGTCGTGAGACACTCAGATT GTACCCCCCCGTTTCAGTGGTGCAGAGGAC TACCCGTCAAGATGTAGTTCTTCCGCTCTCAAATCCCATCAGAGGCGTGGACGGCAAGGAAATTACTGAAATACCCATCCCTAATAATACCAATGTCATTGTTGGAATTATGGCTTCGAATAGGAATCCGGAATTGTGGGGTCCTGATTCTTATGAGTGGAAGCCTGAGCGCTGGCTTAAACCCTTACCGGAAACTTTAATAAGCGCACATTTGCCTGGAATTTATTCCAACTT AATGACTTTCCTTGGGGGTGGAAGAGCATGCAT CGGCTTTAAGTTCTCACAACTTGAAATGA AGGTTGTATTGTCTGTTTTAATCGAGTCTTTCCGGTTCTCGGCCCCCAGTGACAAGAACATA AATAAAGGAAAG GGTGGAAAAAACAGGAGACGTGgaaagaacgagaacgatGATGATAAGCGTGAGCTTGTGTTCCGTGAAGACGGACAAGAATACGCCCAGGTGATAAAAATGCTTGGAAATGGACGACTGGAGGCCCAGTGTTTTGACGGCGAGAAGAGATTAGCTCACATTCGaggaaagatgaggaaaaag GTTTGGATTAACCAGGGCGATATCGTTCTCCTTTCTTTGCGAGACTTCCAGGACGACAAGGCCGATGTTATTGTGAAGTATACAGCCGATGAAGCCCGTAATC TGAAAGCCTACGGAGAACTTCCAGAAAACgccaaaatcaatgaaacGGATACCTTCGGTGAAGAAGACGGAGAATGCACATTCGAGTTCGGTGATGAGGGCGAggttgatattgatgataTCTAA
- a CDS encoding hypothetical protein (Uncharacterized protein C3F10.06c), with protein MDPQGIRTIDTLSILRKESLDIFNRLHSIAEDAAFVRQVRAAYPAIPLLPNLRCGSWYADPKISAKIPAYFKSTDGHFNNWSFNLRRSNLHLLPLIMEENGLILVDSTRAGKRIPDALSKTVPIWCAVINRALVILHPELSNEEKRRTKWDSALYTPPSAVSRQEHAQIEQRLDSWARALADSSFVLPVLPAPLRPMWITPGTTTFPALPTKDNDNLDFLPVVCLSASKQIEQGLERRSCGFSYIQGSGDDHELWGMGLTPELFWANHDELLATERHQLPDLVSRVVSVHMLSCKREGQLPTPVAKVDGRLLICAIGEVPETPKQPDSEETDIACLILTPSIEQQTTSTSSKSYIHLAPGKKGQTDFLQIVLPQSMDFIAKNLALGRRVCIACESGKDYSVGVALAALQLFFTDRGTLLRNDAEKEKSSNKMDKNTIRTRLEWIVASRPQANPSRTTLKRVNEFLLTPSSFRIASKS; from the exons ATGGATCCTCAGGGTATCAGAACAATTGATACCCTTTCAATTCTTCGAAAAGAATCGTTGGATATCTTTAATCGCCTTCATTCCATTGCAGAAGATGCTGCCTTCGTCCGACAGGTTCGAGCTGCCTACCCGGCCATCCCACTATTGC CCAATCTGCGTTGTGGATCGTGGTATGCGGATCCAAAAATT TCTGCCAAGATCCCAGCCTACTTCAAATCTACGGATGGTCATTTCAACAATTGGTCCTTTAATTTACGACGTTCTAATCTACATTTACTCCCTCTCATAATGGAAGAAAATGG TCTGATATTAGTCGACTCTACACGCGCAGGCAAAAGAATACCAGACGCCCTATCCAAAACGGTTCCTATTTGGTGTGCAGTTATCAACCGTGCTTTGGTCATATTGCATCCCGAGCTGTCAAATGAGGAAAAGCGGCGTACCAAATGGGATTCCGCATTGTACACTCCTCCGTCAGCTGTGAGCAGACAAGAACACGCTCAAATTGAACAACGGCTCGACAGTTGGGCTAGAGCACTTGCG GACTCGTCCTTTGTTCTTCCTGTTCTGCCTGCACCTCTCAGGCCTATGTGGATTACACCGGGAACCACTACATTTCCTGCATTGCCTACAAAGGACAATGATaaccttgattttcttcCTGTTGTCTGTTTGTCAGCTTCAAAACAGATTGAACAAGGGCTTGAAAGACGCTCATGTGGATTTTCTTATATTCAAGGTTCCGGAGATGACCACGAGCTTTGGGGCATG GGTTTGACCCCTGAATTATTTTGGGCAAACCACGACGAACTACTAGCGACTGAAAGACATCAACTTCCCGACCTGGTGTCACGGGTGGTATCTGTGCACATGTTATCTTGTAAACGAGAAGGCCAATTACCTACTCCTGTGGCCAAGGTTGACGGGCGCCTTCTCATATGCGCTATCGGAGAAGTACCAGAGACACCAAAACAACCAGATTCTGAAGAAACAGATATTGCTTGTCTCATCCTTACCCCCTCCATTGAGCAGCAAACCACATCGACATCTTCGAAGTCTTACATACATTTGGCGCCTGGCAAAAAAGGCCAAACAGATTTTCTGCAAATTGTATTGCCCCAATCCATGGATTTCATTGCCAAAAATTTAGCTTTAGGAAGACGTGTTTGCATAGCCTGTGAATCAGGCAAGGATTATAGCGTGGGCGTCGCGTTGGCAGCTTTGCAATTATTTTTCACCGATAGAGGCACCCTACTGCGTAATGACgccgaaaaagaaaagtcaTCAAATA AAATGGATAAAAATACAATTCGTACTCGACTTGAGTGGATAGTTGCGAGTCGGCCTCAGGCCAATCCATCTCGAACGACACTCAAACGGGTCAATGAATTTCTGTTGACCCCGTCCTCCTTCCGTATAGCATCGAAGTCATAA
- a CDS encoding Calpain-like protease palB/RIM13 produces the protein MQTSERDAEATSSKASKAEFAKKYDQAFGLYIKTAESFLHLSRTSAVDDKTKQKWKTNAAKALERAEKIKRFVEKSRGGLVAISEQTLTIPVSEMKLTPIGIDHFSPQEQSYVLKKGSYVNGLFYPLWEDPVVVKGAQSSIFTDPDGQPKLSPEQEKVSPIWRRPQSATSSATMTKRCILPEEIIQHIVTDCSVCASISVCLEHGRRFGTSNSHVIDGRYDIRVLFNGAWRRVLIDDRLPFHPDSGMLMCMSVLPSLADGQSGNASLFPKYMKLMGGYDFPGSLVIVTTFCFVSIYALFSAFAGWIPEHIEIKSSTFEREKTWERLQKGFSAGHCVITLGTGPSTYTQWRDVSFLPSHSYAVTNAYEAEEGRMFTVLDSWVRDNDSVEEPSRALQIPWSDVLNIFDGIYLSWDPMIWKKTLTYHGMWKRNTDDDDESRQAYIEFSNSGTQDEEVWILLTRHVVNTHQTSEFIALRVEVEDQNKELNVSENQRLLLTKTRTRVPKSQRSGVLFISASCDGDAREVGFTLTAYSNPGMDIKWLYNRKTPPFAEKVDGSFTSKTCGGNYTYSTFMANPQYRLTVYPARNPADNSKAKTILTLQTKRDIPVHIAVVWSQGRRVADLTSKDLVGTSGAYNYGQANLSLNITAGEYTIVASAFEPHYTGPFSLKVYSSFPIDLKPIPQEGAGMYSKIVRGSWEGQTAAGGSSFGKYSQNPIFELEIPSTARVIIRLQLLQPSTAVALNLAIYPGSKDGFATSFERQKYLATSGPYDDAIAGVAIQSATLAPGKYYVVPSTYNPGVELMFRMIVYSNVAGFTIQQVERQRTS, from the exons ATGCAAACATCCGAACGAGACGCTGAG GCAACATCGTCTAAAGCTTCGAAAGCCGAGTTTGCGAAGAAATACGATCAAGCATTTGGATTGTACATCAAAACAGCAGAATCTTTCTTACATCTTAGCCGAACTAGTGCGGTTGATGATAAAACCAAACAGAAATGGAAGACCAATGCTGCTAAAGCTCTCGAAAGGGCAGAAAAGATTAAAAGATTCGTCGAAAAGTCTAGAGGCGGTTTAGTTGCAATATCGGAACAAACCCTCACCATACCGGTTTCCGAAATGAAATTAACCCCCATTGGAATTGATCACTTCTCACCTC AGGAGCAGTCGTATGTACTCAAGAAGGGGAGTTATGTCAATGGTCTATTCTATCCCCTGTGGGAGGACCCAGTTGTGGTCAAAGGGGCACAATCCTCGATTTTTAC CGATCCAGACGGTCAACCTAAACTTTCTCCTGAACAAGAAAAGGTCTCACCGATATGGCGACGTCCACA ATCCGCTACatcatcagccactatgACAAAAAGGTGTATACTTCCAGAGGAGATTATCCAGCACATCGTCACAGACTGTTCCGTTTGCGCATCTATATCTGTCTGTCTTGAACATGGTCGAAGATTTGGGACATCT AACTCCCATGTCATAGATGGCCGATACGATATTCGAGTTTTATTTAATGGTGCTTGGCGTCGAGTGC TTATCGATGATCGGTTACCATTTCATCCTGACTCAGGGATGTTAATGTGTATGTCAGTCTTACCATCTCTGGCGGATGGTCAAAGTGGAAATGC CTCACTCTTTCCGAAGTATATGAAGTTGATGGGGGGTTACGATTTCCCAGGATCGTTAGTGATTGTGACTACCTT CTGTTTTGTATCAATTTATGCGCTTTTCAGTGCTTTCGCGGGTTGGATACCTGAACATATTGAAATCAAAAG CTCTACCTTTGAGAGGGAAAAGACATGGGAAAGATTGCAGAAAGGTTTTTCAGCTG GCCACTGTGTCATTACACTTGGAACAGGCCCATCTACTTATACTCAGTGGCGGGACGTGTCATTCCTTCCTTCACATAGCTATGCTGTGACAA ATGCATATGAAGCCGAAGAAGGTCGAATGTTTACGGTGCTGGATTCTTGGGTCCGAGATAACGATTCCGTGGAGGAACCATCAA GGGCTCTACAGATCCCTTGGTCTGACGTATTGAACATATTTGATGGAATATATTTGAGCTGGGATCCCATGATATGGAAGAAAACCTTGACTTACCATGG AATGTGGAAACGCAAtaccgatgatgatgatg AATCACGTCAAGCATATATCGAATTTTCCAACAGTGGTACTCAGGATGAAGAAGTCTGGATTTTATTGACACGTCACGTCGTCAATACACATCAGACTTCAGAGTTCATTGCTCTCCGTGTAGAGGTAGAGGACCAAAACAAAGAGTTAAATGTTTCAGAAAACCAGAGGCTTCTTTTGACAAAA ACCAGGACCCGTGTGCCGAAGTCTCAACGATCTGGTGTTCTATTCATCTCTGCTTCATGCGACGGTGATGCCCGCGAGGTCGGCTTTACTTTGACAGCGTATTCCAACCCCggcatggatataaaatggCTTTATAATAGAAAGACACCACCGTTCGCGGAAAAG GTAGATGGGTCATTTACTTCAAAAACATGCGGCGGTAACTACACGTACTCGACGTTCATGGCCAATCCGCAGTACAGATTGACTGTTTACCCGGCTCGAAACCCGGCTGATAATAGCAAGGCAAAGACCATACTTACTCTCCAAACCAAAAGAGACATTCCAGTCCATATAGCTGTGGTGTGGTCTCAGGGACGACGAGTTGCaga TCTTACTTCAAAGGATCTTGTAGGTACATCTGGTGCCTACAATTACGGGCAAGCAAATCTATCTCTTAACATAACTG CCGGAGAATATACTATTGTAGCTTCAGCATTTGAACCCCATTATACAGGCCCTTTTTCATTAAAAGTATATTCCTCTTTCCCGATCGATCTCAAGCCCATACCGCAAGAAGGTGCTGGCATGTATAGTAAGATTGTCCGTGGATCATG GGAGGGACAAACAGCGGCTGGTGGGTCATCTTTCGGCAAATACTCTCAAAATCCCATATTCGAACTCGAGATACCTTCTACGGCAAGAGTGAT AATTCGGCTTCAGCTACTCCAACCATCGACTGCCGTGGCCCTCAACCTTGCCATTTATCCAGGCTCGAAGGACGGATTTGCGACATCTTTTGAACGTCAAAAATACTTAGCAACATCAGGTCCATATGATGACGCTATCGCAGGCGTCGCAATACAATCCGCTACTCTTGCACCAGGAAAGTATTATGTTGTCCCCTCAACGTACAACCCTGGTGTAGAGCTCATGTTCCGAATGATTGTTTATTCCAACGTTGCCGGATTCACTATACAGCAAGTCGAAAGGCAGCGCACGAGCTAG
- a CDS encoding Oxidase ucsJ: MSSKLKILFTGATGYIGGSVLSRFLRHPDFGSFTITTLVRSPEKAEKLKALGFNAVTGSHDDVELMESLAADHDFVIATADADNYEAAIATLNGLKRRHEKTGTTPILIHTSGTGVLTDSAGGNFAGETVYDDANPDQIETLPDTQLHRNVDLEILRADKEGYLKSYIILPSTIWGIATGILVEKGIQNPHSIQVPALIRASLDRGRAGMVGAGKNLWPDVNIEEVADLYIVLFNAIRSNPSTTGHGREGIYFGESGEHSLYEVCKAIGQAMVALGKSDNPEPTTFTKEELDKYFQGSDYLGTNSRCRANRSRSIGWNPVKTKEDFIASIRAEVEALL, translated from the exons ATGTCCTCGAAACTTAAGATCTTATTTACTGGTGCTACTG GTTACATTGGCGGTTCTGTCCTATCGCGTTTCCTCAGGCATCCTGACTTTGGATCATTCACAATTACAACGCTTGTACGATCCCcagagaaggcagaaaagcTCAAGGCACTTGGATTTAATGCTGTTACGGGCTCACACGACGATGTCGAGTTGATGGAATCACTTGCGGCAGATCATGATTTTGTTATTGCAACG GCAGATGCAGACAATTACGAAGCTGCTATAGCGACTTTGAATGGGTTGAAAAGGCGACACGAGAAAACCGGTACCACCCCTATCTTGATACACACG TCTGGTACTG GTGTCCTTACCGATAGTGCTGGTGGGAATTTCGCCGGTGAAACCGTATATGACGATGCCAATCCCGACCAAATCGAAACACTTCCCGACACACAGTTACACAGAAATGTAGATCTTGAAATTCTTCGTGCCGATAAAGAAG GTTACCTCAAAAGTTATATCATTCTCCCATCAACTATTTGGGGCATTGCTACAGGCATCCTTGTAGAGAAGGGGATCCAAAACCCTCATTCGATTCAAGTTCCTGCTCTCATTCGCGCATCGCTAGACCGCGGCAGGGCAGGGATGGTAGGAGCAGGCAAGAATTTGTGGCCCGACGTCAATATCGAAGAAG TGGCAGACCTATATATTGTGTTGTTCAATGCTATTCGCTCAAATCCATCGACGACCGGTCATGGGCGTGAAGGGATATATTTCGGAGAGAGTGGGGAGCATAGCTTGTATGAAGTTTGTAAGGCAATTGGCCAGGCAATGGTGGCACTAGGAAAATCAGACAATCCCGAACCCACCACATTTACAAAAGAGGAGCTGGACAAGTACTTTCAG GGATCTGACTACCTAGGGACGAACTCTCGTTGCCGAGCAAATAGGTCAAGGTCCATTGGATGGAATCCTGTGAAAACGAAGGAGGATTTCATTGCGAGTATTAGGGCGGAGGTGGAAGCCCTGCTTTAA
- a CDS encoding Oxidase ucsJ, protein MSTKINILMTGVTGYIGGSVLTRFLKRPDHKFFKITTLVRSPEKAEKLKAHGVHAIVGTHDDSKVMESLAADQDVVIAMADADNLKATKAILSGLKIRHEETGTVPILIHTSGTVDIGVLSDSAGGKFTGETIYDDANPDQIESLPDTQLHRNVDLEILRADKEGYIKSYIILPSTIWGEATGVMVDEGIQNPRSIQVPELIRASLARGRAGMVGEGKNLWPDSNNHLSVADLYLVLFDSIRSNPSTGHGREGFYFSENGEHSLYSVGRAIGDALVALGKSDNPEPTAFTRDELNKYFGASTISASHNLY, encoded by the exons ATGTCCACTAAAATCAACATCTTAATGACCGGAGTTACTG GTTACATTGGCGGTTCTGTTCTTACTCGCTTCTTGAAACGGCCTGACCACAAGTTTTTCAAAATCACCACGCTTGTACGTTCCCcagagaaggcagaaaaacTCAAAGCGCATGGTGTCCACGCAATTGTGGGCACACACGATGATAGCAAGGTGATGGAATCGCTGGCGGCGGATCAGGATGTCGTCATTGCAATG GCTGACGCTGACAATCTCAAAGCCACCAAAGCAATATTGAGCGGTTTGAAGATTAGGCACGAGGAAACCGGAACTGTTCCGATCTTGATACATACC TCTGGAACAG TGGATATAGGTGTCCTTAGTGATAGCGCTGGTGGAAAATTTACTGGAGAAACCATATACGATGATGCCAACCCTGACCAAATCGAATCCCTCCCAGACACCCAATTACACAGGAACGTAGATCTTGAAATTCTGCGTGCTGATAAAGAAG GGTACATCAAGAGCTATATCATACTCCCGTCAACTATCTGGGGGGAAGCTACTGGTGTTATGGTGGACGAGGGAATCCAAAACCCTCGTTCGATACAGGTCCCAGAACTTATTCGTGCTTCATTAGCTCGTGGACGAGCTGGGATGGTAGGAGAGGGAAAAAACTTGTGGCCCGAC TCTAATAATCACCTATCAGTGGCCGACCTTTACCTTGTCCTATTCGATTCAATTCGTTCAAACCCCTCAACCGGACATGGACGTGaaggtttttatttttcagaAAATGGGGAACATAGTTTGTACAGCGTGGGAAGAGCAATCGGCGACGCCTTGGTTGCTCTCGGAAAGTCAGACAACCCTGAGCCAACTGCTTTCACCAGAGACGAACTGAATAAGTATTTTGGGGCGAGTACTATTTCAGCCTCACATAATTTGTACTGA
- a CDS encoding putative signal peptidase complex subunit 3, which produces MHNIFSRVNNVSAFLSSCMMTLLAAIALSSFLFTARPQGDLTVSSIKVVSSNARRYPNKKQDLAFVHFNITADLTPLFHWNTKQLFLYLEAEYANKQGVKNEVVIWDRIVRKKEDAVIKFEGKNKYVFRDISASFNGVPPASYSLKYNLMPYVGVLQYGEAARTSEPVAFPATQSRL; this is translated from the exons ATGCACAACATATTCTCTAGAGTCAATAATGTCTCCGCGTTCTTGTCATCATGCATGATGACGCTGTTGGCTGCTATTGCTCTATCCTCATTCCTGTTTACCGCAAGGCCCCAAGGAGACCTTACAGTCTCGTCTATTAAAGT AGTATCGTCTAATGCTCGGAGATACCCCAACAAAAAGCAGGATTTGGCGTTCGTGCACTTCAATATAACAGCAG ACCTGACTCCTTTATTTCATTGGAATACTAAGCAGCTCTTTTTATACCTCGAGGCTGAATATGCGAATAAGCAAGGG GTCAAAAATGAAGTCGTGATCTGGGATCGCATTgtcagaaaaaaagaagatgcTGTCATCAAGTTCGAAGGAAAAAACAAATACGTCTTCCGTGACATTTCGGCGTCGTTCAA TGGTGTACCGCCTGCGAGCTATTCCCTAAAATACAATTTGATGCCCTATGTAGGAGTTCTACAATATGGTGAGGCGGCTCGAACTTCCGAACCTGTTGCTTTCCCAGCGACACAATCACGCCTGTAG
- a CDS encoding ASTRA-associated protein 1: MSGITSATASITPPTPLHLLRSHTSPVSAIAWSDDNERIYSADASGKVIVTSTRSLRAIASWMAHTDSILGVEEWGESIVTHGRDNKLHVWQRIEELPASARIGGSAGLPDLPTPTHRYSMDVNALNFCRFSLLRLPDVAEENSKQKALIALPNLIDSTTADVWSLPTIDRLHAAIGQETKIFPSSNATGRNNSGIIMSMHLYQQNYTDAQSPASDHKCLRLLMAYENGSVVLREYTRTSKEVSIEGEGWDILWKSKLHVESVMAMRVSRANDFALTVSADHIIGRYDLRDQHPPSEEHATAFRSKHAGNGSIAIRDDGRVCAAGGWDGKIRLYSTKSFKSLGTLKYHKSACQCIEFARAFTAPSLNKLTQNEEDDEYEDFSVEEMSERSRWLVAGAKDNRISIWSLMSFEK; this comes from the exons ATGTCTGGCATAACTTCTGCCACCGCGTCTATCACGCCTCCGACACCCTTGCACCTCCTTCGCTCACATACTTCTCCAGTAAGCGCGATCGCTTGGTCCGATGACAATGAGCGAATATACTCTGCGGACGCCTCTGGCAAGGTAATTGTCACGTCGACACGTTCTCTGCGCGCTATCGCGTCCTGGATGGCACATACAGACTCCATACTCGGTGTTGAAGAATGGGGTGAATCTATTGTAAC CCACGGCCGTGACAACAAACTTCATGTTTGGCAAAGAATTGAAGAGCTCCCAGCGTCGGCCAGGATCGGTGGTTCTGCTGGATTGCCAGATCTTCCGACCCCTACGCACCGTTACTCGATGGATGTTAATGCTCTCAATTTCTGTCGATTCTCTTTGCTGAGACTCCCAGATGTGGCCGAGGAGAACTCTAAACAAAAAGCACTTATAGCGCTTCCAAACTTGATAGACTCAACTACA GCAGATGTCTGGTCGTTGCCCACTATAGATCGGTTGCATGCTGCTATTGGGCAAGAGACAAAAATTTTCCCTTCATCGAATGCAACAGGACGAAATAATTCAG GAATCATAATGTCGATGCATCTTTACCAACAAAATTACACCGACGCGCAATCTCCTGCATCGGATCACAAATGCCTTAGACTCCTTATGGCCTACGAAAACGGAAGTGTCGTACTGCGGGAATACACACGGACTTCCAAGGAGGTTTCAATCGAAGGTGAGGGATGGGATATACTTTGGAAATCAAAGCTTCACGTTGAATCAG TCATGGCAATGAGAGTGTCTCGAGCCAATGATTTTGCATTGACGGTGTCGGCAGATCATATTATTGGTCGTTACGATCTGAGG GATCAACATCCACCATCCGAAGAGCATGCTACCGCATTTCGTTCAAAACATGCTGGAAATGGATCCATAGCAATTAGGGATGATGGTAGGGTATGTGCAGCTGGAGGTTGGGATGGAAA GATTCGATTATATTCAACGAAATCCTTCAAATCTCTCGGCACATTGAAGTACCATAAATCAGCATGTCAATGCATAGAATTCGCTCGGGCGTTTACAGCGCCGTCACTCAACAAATTGACTCAGAacgaagaagacgacgagTATGAAGACTTTAGCGTTGAAGAAATGAGCGAAAGATCTCGGTGGTTAGTGGCAGGCGCCAAGGACAATCGTATCTCGATCTGGTCGTTGATGAGTTTTGAGAAATAA
- a CDS encoding Metal homeostatis protein BSD2 — translation MSGRYAPLANPRSAPDAEREMEDAFDLDDDENDEETAHESTRLTNDNVDAEASRVESTSKVETSAIPGTYDFEREYDFPPPGSPPRPSSRALPNDYGNSNGLLPTDPVDIPKPKQSIFRRAFGAILPTHYQPVPTSSSTRIGGGIENDGVFANVTAKPQAARVVRTDDGDIHLVPEDNQKESPPSYLEAQQDTVPPYWETTVHAPAGLDGTGDMIIDDLPTGSFLVFCLNIFISFFFQFIGFLLTYLLHTSHAAKFGSRAGLGLTLIQYGFYSRTMNFNEDSNRTDPSAGDGWDSPPAAPVPSDSVSDTSSTVQPEVLSATSKDWLSFLFMTLGWFLLLSSIIGYWRVKRWEKSIRAPVTPPSAEQVEHDAAVRRGLENIFGISIGGPPGQQQHQPTIIHGDEFGNTIVIPSQSALEDARLQRNLRAAGIL, via the exons ATGTCTGGTCGGTACGCACCTCTCGCAAATCCACGCTCAGCGCCGGATGCAGAGCGAGAGATGGAGGATGCATTCGATCTGGATGACGACGAAAACGACGAGGAAACCGCACACGAATCCACGCGGCTCACGAACGACAATGTTGATGCTGAAGCCTCCAGAGTGGAATCCACTTCGAAGGTGGAGACGAGCGCTATCCCAGGCACATACGACTTTGAACGGGAATACGATTTCCCCCCACCTGGGTCACCACCTCGACCATCTTCCCGGGCGCTTCCCAACGATTATGGAAATTCGAATGGGCTTCTACCCACTGACCCCGTAGATATCCCAAAACCCAAGCAGTCCATCTTTAGAAGAGCCTTTGGAGCAATTCTTCCTACCCACTATCAGCCTGTGCCCACCAGCTCGTCAACGAGAATTGGCGGAGGTATTGAGAATGATGGTGTATTTGCGAACGTTACCGCCAAACCGCAGGCTGCTCGGGTGGTTCGGACAGACGATGGTGATATTCACCTGGTCCCTGAGGATAATCAGAAGGAGAGCCCGCCT TCATACCTAGAAGCTCAGCAGGATACCGTGCCGCCGTACTGGGAAACCACAGTCCATGCACCTGCGGGATTGGACGGTACAGGCGACATGATCATAGATGATCTCCCAACAGGCTCCTTCCTCGTTTTCTGCCTCAACATCTttatttcctttttcttccaaTTCATAGGTTTCCTTCTAACATATCTTCTACACACATCACATGCTGCCAAATTCGGCTCTCGAGCAGGATTGGGGCTCACTCTCATTCAGTATGGATTCTACTCGCGGACGATGAACTTCAATGAGGACAGCAACCGAACAGACCCGAGTGCAGGCGATGGATGGGACAGCCCCCCTGCAGCTCCCGTTCCTTCCGACTCAGTATCTGATACCAGCTCTACCGTTCAGCCAGAGGTTCTGTCTGCCACCTCCAAAGACTGGTTGTCTTTCCTCTTCATGACCCTTG GATGGTTCCTTTTACTGTCCTCCATTATAGGTTACTGGAGAGTCAAACGATGGGAGAAGTCCATCAGAGCCCCAGTTACTCCACCAAGTGCTGAGCAGGTCGAACACGATGCCGCTGTCCGCCGCGGGTTGGAAAATATCTTTGGAATCAGCATCGGTGGCCCACCaggccagcagcagcaccagccgACCATCATTCACGGGGATGAATTTGGTAACACTATCGTTATTCCCTCGCAAAGTGCCCTGGAAGACGCTAGGCTACAAAGAAATCTCAGGGCAGCTGGTATCCTATAG